A portion of the Lysinibacillus timonensis genome contains these proteins:
- a CDS encoding MurR/RpiR family transcriptional regulator, producing MNNGLDRIRHGISMLKPAEKRVSEYILKNPEEILQMPIAHLSEKTNTSEATIIRMCRSLKFKGYRDLKLSVAASIPHEKHDEQVPKYQDLSVEASLIETIQSIVYNNIYSIKNTLAVMNEKDLKKTIQELDQARKIVIIGMGASAIVGMDFDQKLKRINKHCEVLVDSHSQLISATNLNHQDVVFAISYSGETKEIIQTVQIAKENNAKIISLTEYKHNTLQKLSTINLYVSSTEKLIRSAATASRISQLTIIDILFTGLASLHFEESVQYLDQTRAVIAKFTK from the coding sequence ATGAATAACGGATTAGACCGAATTAGGCATGGCATTTCAATGTTGAAACCGGCAGAGAAGAGGGTTTCTGAATATATTCTGAAAAACCCAGAAGAAATTTTACAGATGCCCATTGCTCATTTATCAGAAAAGACGAATACGAGTGAAGCAACAATTATTCGTATGTGTCGATCACTAAAGTTTAAAGGATATCGAGATTTAAAGTTAAGTGTCGCTGCATCCATTCCACACGAAAAACACGACGAACAAGTACCTAAATACCAAGACCTATCGGTTGAAGCAAGTCTTATAGAAACCATTCAATCGATTGTTTATAATAACATTTACTCTATCAAAAATACATTAGCTGTCATGAATGAAAAGGATTTGAAGAAGACAATCCAAGAACTCGACCAAGCTAGAAAAATAGTCATTATTGGTATGGGTGCTTCAGCCATTGTCGGAATGGACTTTGATCAGAAGCTTAAACGAATTAATAAACATTGTGAAGTACTAGTTGATAGTCATTCACAACTCATATCGGCAACCAATTTAAATCATCAGGATGTTGTCTTTGCCATCTCATATTCAGGTGAAACAAAAGAAATTATCCAAACAGTCCAAATTGCAAAAGAAAACAACGCGAAAATCATTTCACTTACAGAATATAAACATAATACACTCCAAAAACTTTCAACCATCAATTTATATGTTTCCTCTACAGAAAAGCTCATCCGTAGTGCAGCTACTGCATCGAGAATCTCTCAACTAACCATCATCGATATATTATTTACAGGACTTGCATCGTTACATTTTGAAGAATCTGTTCAGTACTTAGATCAAACAAGAGCAGTTATTGCAAAATTTACGAAGTGA
- a CDS encoding extracellular solute-binding protein, with amino-acid sequence MRNKSFHKQWLFVLFALLLLVLAACSGNSTTEDPPKESETSNEGTTEGDGSGSGISGELEIQYFVGGYGDEWWKTVIEDFKAEYPDVTIIEHAGPNINTEMNTRWISNDPPDVVYIDGNGSSETQMIADGQLMDISDWAEGISMEDGTPLLDSFISPAEVLDGGKIYSLPLVFDTWGMWYDSTWFEENGWETPTDFDSWLASMNQIKSDAGIAPFNTTGQYAQYFQRGVLYPAFAAAGGEELLNDLSNGVIEAWEGEEVLEIMKKVETIVDAGLVDTGFAAYNHTQSQMNLLLHQNAYIPVGFWLPNEMKNDTPEGFEYGFVPTPMNDPGKPMALVPDIRTIAIAQEADNPEAAKAFLEFVFTEKYAQKFAESTGAIMNLKNVDLSSNERVPEFLKGINAMINEPGQVQIHNRNTPESQEEQDIAVEITNEIKLQIVEILLGNITAEEFVQRMTTKAKELRGV; translated from the coding sequence TTGAGGAATAAGTCTTTTCATAAGCAGTGGTTGTTTGTACTTTTTGCACTTCTCCTTCTTGTTCTGGCAGCTTGTTCAGGAAATTCGACAACAGAAGACCCACCGAAAGAATCTGAAACGAGTAATGAAGGTACGACTGAGGGAGATGGATCAGGGAGTGGAATATCTGGTGAATTAGAAATTCAGTATTTTGTTGGTGGATATGGAGATGAATGGTGGAAAACGGTCATTGAAGACTTTAAGGCCGAATATCCAGATGTGACAATTATCGAACATGCGGGACCAAACATTAACACAGAAATGAATACCCGTTGGATTTCGAATGATCCGCCAGATGTCGTTTACATTGATGGAAACGGTTCCAGTGAAACGCAAATGATTGCGGATGGTCAGTTAATGGATATTAGTGATTGGGCTGAAGGCATCTCAATGGAAGATGGTACCCCTTTATTAGATAGCTTTATCTCTCCAGCAGAAGTGTTAGATGGAGGGAAAATCTATAGTTTACCACTTGTATTTGATACTTGGGGTATGTGGTATGACAGTACTTGGTTTGAAGAAAACGGTTGGGAAACACCAACGGACTTTGATAGCTGGTTAGCGTCTATGAATCAAATTAAATCTGATGCGGGTATTGCACCATTCAATACAACAGGTCAATATGCACAATACTTCCAACGTGGTGTTTTATATCCTGCATTTGCTGCAGCTGGTGGTGAAGAATTACTAAATGATTTATCAAATGGTGTAATAGAAGCTTGGGAAGGCGAAGAAGTGTTAGAAATTATGAAAAAGGTTGAAACCATTGTAGATGCAGGGTTAGTGGATACTGGGTTTGCTGCTTACAACCATACACAATCTCAAATGAATCTATTATTACATCAGAATGCATATATTCCAGTAGGTTTCTGGCTTCCAAATGAAATGAAAAATGATACGCCTGAAGGTTTTGAATATGGATTTGTTCCAACACCAATGAATGATCCAGGTAAACCAATGGCGCTTGTACCGGACATACGTACAATTGCCATCGCACAAGAAGCTGATAATCCAGAAGCAGCAAAAGCATTCCTTGAATTTGTATTTACAGAAAAATATGCGCAAAAATTTGCTGAATCGACGGGTGCGATTATGAATTTGAAAAACGTTGATTTATCAAGTAATGAGCGTGTACCTGAATTCTTAAAGGGCATTAACGCGATGATTAATGAACCAGGGCAAGTTCAAATTCATAACAGAAATACACCTGAAAGCCAAGAAGAGCAAGATATTGCAGTAGAAATTACAAATGAAATTAAATTACAAATCGTAGAAATTTTATTAGGTAATATTACAGCTGAGGAATTTGTACAACGAATGACAACTAAAGCGAAAGAACTACGCGGCGTATAA
- a CDS encoding serine hydrolase → MDESRFQKVPEILEKAIVERLIPGAVIAVTNSKSTVYQQALGVAHDVRKIRMTKNTIFDLASLTKVVATLPAILQLLDQGLLDLDDPVYLYLRQFERSHPDLTIKHLLTHTSGFQPEIKFWQMNYTMDEAINLIARMDEKKQVGLEVIYSDLNFITLGKIVEKITNMSLAEYTSTFIYEPLGMKDTAFNPASHKQNRIAATEFIESQNDYQWGKVHDENALHFGGVSGHAGLFSTAEDLTIYARMILNNGKLKGKRIISSPSIALSTTSQTEKLNQNRGIGWQLYDSNSFSGQFMQDGFGHTGFTGTSMWFSKESNFATILLTNRVHFGRNRTIHQLRKVLHNSIAIAMN, encoded by the coding sequence TTGGATGAAAGCAGATTTCAAAAAGTACCAGAGATATTAGAGAAAGCTATTGTTGAACGACTAATTCCAGGCGCAGTAATTGCTGTTACAAATTCAAAATCAACTGTTTACCAACAGGCACTTGGTGTTGCGCATGACGTTAGAAAGATACGTATGACGAAAAACACCATTTTTGATTTGGCTTCTTTAACTAAAGTTGTGGCGACACTGCCAGCAATTTTGCAACTACTAGATCAAGGTCTATTGGATTTGGATGACCCTGTCTATCTTTATTTACGACAGTTTGAACGAAGTCACCCAGATTTAACAATCAAGCATCTATTAACCCATACAAGTGGCTTCCAACCGGAAATAAAATTTTGGCAAATGAACTATACGATGGATGAGGCAATCAATTTGATTGCTCGTATGGATGAAAAGAAACAGGTTGGGTTAGAAGTGATCTATAGTGATTTGAATTTTATCACGCTTGGAAAAATTGTGGAAAAGATAACCAATATGTCACTAGCTGAATATACTTCAACGTTTATTTATGAACCTTTAGGCATGAAGGATACGGCCTTTAATCCAGCTTCTCACAAACAAAATCGTATCGCTGCAACCGAATTTATTGAGTCGCAAAATGACTATCAATGGGGAAAGGTACATGATGAAAATGCGCTCCATTTTGGTGGAGTAAGTGGTCATGCAGGGTTATTTTCAACTGCAGAAGATCTTACCATTTATGCAAGGATGATTTTAAATAATGGTAAATTAAAAGGCAAGCGAATCATTTCAAGTCCTTCCATTGCTTTAAGTACAACTTCACAAACGGAAAAGTTGAATCAAAACAGAGGAATTGGTTGGCAATTATATGATTCAAATTCATTCTCAGGGCAATTTATGCAAGATGGATTTGGTCATACGGGCTTTACAGGAACTTCGATGTGGTTTTCAAAGGAGAGTAATTTTGCCACGATTTTGCTAACGAATCGTGTTCATTTTGGGCGTAATCGAACTATTCATCAATTAAGGAAAGTCCTCCACAATAGTATCGCAATTGCGATGAATTAA
- the nagA gene encoding N-acetylglucosamine-6-phosphate deacetylase: protein MNEHKESILIKNAVIYLEEQVLENASLLIEEGVITKISKKESIMVSKQAVVIDASKLIVIPGFIDSHIHGASGYDVMDATEEALNEIASSLPKEGVTSFLATTMTQAPENIEKALMNAAEYINKPQYAEMLGIHLEGPFINKVKAGAQPKQYIVKPNILQFQRWQKLAKEKIKTITLAPELDPDGTFINYLLNERINVSAGHTDASFNQIKSAVEHGVRQLTHLCNAMNGIHHRDIGAVGAAFLLHDLRSELIADGIHVSSDMLQIIYNNIGSERIILITDAMRAKGLGPGEYDLGGQIVKVTNNRAKLEDGTLAGSILCMQDAAKHMLSFQDVTIRDLIKMTSANVAKQLSIYDRKGSIEEGKDADLLLVDDEFTIHYTICRGQIAYRSEHL from the coding sequence ATGAATGAACATAAAGAGTCAATTTTAATAAAAAATGCGGTCATCTACTTGGAAGAGCAAGTTCTTGAAAACGCTTCGCTATTAATTGAAGAAGGCGTTATAACAAAAATCAGTAAAAAGGAATCGATTATGGTTTCAAAACAGGCTGTAGTGATTGACGCTTCTAAATTAATAGTTATTCCAGGCTTTATCGATAGTCATATTCACGGTGCGAGCGGTTATGACGTAATGGATGCAACTGAAGAAGCGCTAAATGAAATAGCATCTTCGTTACCTAAGGAAGGTGTGACAAGTTTTCTAGCCACAACAATGACACAAGCACCTGAAAACATTGAAAAAGCGTTAATGAATGCCGCTGAATATATAAATAAACCTCAATACGCAGAAATGCTCGGTATCCATTTGGAAGGTCCGTTTATCAATAAAGTGAAAGCAGGAGCCCAGCCCAAACAATATATTGTAAAGCCTAATATTTTACAATTTCAAAGATGGCAAAAACTTGCAAAAGAAAAAATAAAGACCATTACTCTGGCTCCTGAACTTGATCCAGACGGGACCTTTATTAACTATTTATTGAATGAAAGAATTAATGTTTCTGCCGGGCATACAGACGCAAGTTTTAATCAGATCAAGTCGGCAGTTGAACATGGTGTTCGCCAGTTAACCCATTTATGTAATGCGATGAACGGCATTCACCATCGTGATATTGGCGCAGTTGGTGCTGCGTTTTTGTTACACGATTTACGTTCGGAATTGATTGCAGATGGAATTCATGTCTCTAGTGACATGCTGCAAATCATTTATAACAATATTGGCAGTGAACGGATCATTCTTATTACAGATGCTATGCGGGCAAAGGGTCTTGGACCGGGGGAGTATGATCTTGGTGGGCAAATTGTCAAAGTAACCAATAATCGTGCTAAGCTAGAAGATGGAACTCTCGCGGGTAGTATATTATGTATGCAAGATGCAGCAAAGCATATGCTAAGCTTTCAGGACGTCACCATTCGAGATTTGATAAAAATGACTTCCGCAAATGTAGCAAAACAGCTATCAATCTATGACCGAAAAGGTAGTATTGAAGAGGGGAAGGATGCAGATCTTTTACTTGTGGACGACGAATTTACAATTCATTACACAATTTGTCGGGGGCAGATTGCTTATAGAAGTGAACATTTATAG
- a CDS encoding carbohydrate ABC transporter permease, whose amino-acid sequence MSILRTLSTIAVRIPLLLWSIIVIFPLIWMFIGAFKTNAEIFVSPWSWPQNFNFNNFIVAWTDYNIGSAFLNTLLVTALGTILCLVFSIPTAYALERLRFKGSDILLNTYLASMMLPSVLGWIPLFFLLLQLNMLDNLWALSLVYAVSHIPFTIFILVSFMGNVPRELEEAAAIDGMSPYGILLKIVTPLVKSGIITASILNAISFWNEYFMALILLQAESKSTLGVAMDLLKTSARYESAWGVLFAGLCITVIPVIIFYSIFQRHIVKGMTEGAIK is encoded by the coding sequence GTGAGCATATTACGTACATTATCCACAATAGCTGTCAGAATTCCGTTATTGCTATGGTCTATTATTGTAATTTTCCCTCTCATATGGATGTTTATTGGTGCTTTTAAAACGAATGCGGAGATTTTCGTTTCCCCATGGTCATGGCCACAAAACTTTAATTTTAATAATTTCATTGTTGCATGGACGGATTACAACATTGGAAGTGCGTTCTTAAATACATTGTTGGTTACAGCACTAGGCACAATTCTTTGTCTCGTTTTTTCTATACCAACTGCTTATGCGTTGGAAAGACTAAGGTTTAAGGGTAGCGATATATTATTAAACACGTATTTAGCATCTATGATGCTGCCATCTGTACTAGGTTGGATTCCCTTATTCTTTTTATTATTACAACTCAATATGTTGGACAATTTGTGGGCTTTGTCTTTGGTCTACGCAGTATCACATATTCCATTTACCATTTTTATACTTGTCAGTTTTATGGGGAATGTTCCGAGAGAATTGGAGGAAGCTGCAGCAATCGATGGCATGAGTCCTTATGGTATTTTATTAAAAATTGTCACACCGTTAGTGAAATCAGGGATTATTACAGCCTCTATTTTGAATGCAATCTCATTTTGGAACGAATATTTTATGGCCCTCATACTTCTACAAGCAGAAAGTAAAAGCACATTAGGGGTTGCAATGGATTTACTAAAAACAAGTGCGCGTTATGAAAGTGCGTGGGGAGTCCTATTTGCAGGACTTTGTATAACTGTGATCCCAGTCATTATCTTTTATTCTATTTTCCAACGTCATATTGTAAAAGGGATGACAGAGGGAGCGATTAAATAA
- the murQ gene encoding N-acetylmuramic acid 6-phosphate etherase, whose translation MELSNLTTEKRNPASINMDQMTTMEILQIINNEDKTIAHSVEKVLPQIRVVTDQVVESIQNGGRLFYVGSGTSGRIGMLDASECPPTFMTPPELVQTVMAGGNEAFFQAVENAEDNEAQGELDLKDRNLTKHDVVIGITASGRTPYPIGAIKYAKTIGAFTVGLSSNANSLINKYTDIAIEVVVGPEVLTGSTRMKAGTSHKMILNMISTTTMVKLGKVYRNLMVDVHATNYKLMERAKSIIMDITNVSYETAEYILTKTNYEIKPAIIMVQTKVDEQEAIVTLKRNGGDVGKAIQELLNKGVNDE comes from the coding sequence ATGGAACTATCAAATTTAACGACTGAGAAAAGAAACCCTGCAAGTATAAATATGGACCAAATGACAACTATGGAAATCTTACAAATAATTAATAATGAAGATAAAACAATTGCTCACTCGGTTGAAAAGGTATTACCACAAATAAGGGTCGTTACTGATCAGGTAGTTGAATCCATTCAAAATGGCGGACGATTATTTTATGTTGGATCTGGAACAAGTGGGCGAATTGGCATGTTAGACGCCTCAGAATGTCCTCCGACTTTTATGACGCCACCTGAACTGGTTCAAACTGTCATGGCAGGGGGAAATGAGGCCTTTTTCCAAGCTGTTGAAAATGCCGAAGACAATGAGGCTCAGGGTGAACTTGACCTGAAAGATAGAAACCTAACAAAACATGATGTGGTCATCGGAATTACAGCGAGTGGCCGGACACCTTATCCTATCGGTGCTATTAAATATGCAAAAACAATTGGTGCTTTTACAGTAGGCCTATCAAGCAATGCAAATTCACTTATTAATAAATATACCGATATAGCCATTGAAGTAGTCGTTGGTCCTGAAGTACTGACTGGTTCCACTAGGATGAAGGCAGGAACATCTCATAAAATGATTCTGAATATGATTAGTACTACAACAATGGTGAAATTAGGTAAAGTATACAGAAACTTAATGGTCGATGTCCATGCAACCAATTACAAATTAATGGAACGTGCAAAATCAATTATTATGGACATCACCAATGTGTCTTATGAAACAGCAGAATACATTTTAACAAAAACGAATTACGAAATAAAACCTGCTATTATTATGGTGCAGACTAAGGTGGATGAACAAGAAGCCATTGTCACCCTAAAAAGAAATGGTGGAGATGTTGGAAAAGCAATCCAAGAGCTGTTAAACAAAGGTGTAAATGATGAATGA
- a CDS encoding N-acetylglucosamine kinase, producing the protein MQITTEKTKRWIGIDGGGTKTSCVIGDERGLILAYAAGDASNIQGIAHQKVRATLLHLIEKVMVDSNSTIEQIERINLCLAGADRERDRIIIRNFFKQSVYESKVHITNDAKAAFVAGTWGESGILLIAGTGSIVYAMSKETGQTIRVGGWGYLLGDEGSGFYIGKRALNAVLKAFDKRAPQTLLTDCLLKHFQISDIRDLISIYKDELLVPKIAKLAKYVMEAAKVEDAVAKCILRDSINELIEMVKAGYDQINYQAPLLVLHGGLFLDPYFKELFKSTLSTNLQNMKIVQPELPAVVGAYILSLIDNGQIVNEELKRNVKMTWNEIDHQMK; encoded by the coding sequence ATGCAGATAACTACTGAAAAAACAAAAAGATGGATTGGAATCGACGGTGGCGGAACAAAAACGAGCTGTGTCATTGGGGATGAACGTGGTCTTATTTTAGCATATGCAGCTGGTGATGCTAGTAATATACAAGGCATTGCTCATCAAAAAGTTCGTGCCACCTTATTGCATTTGATAGAAAAAGTGATGGTCGATTCGAATTCTACAATTGAACAGATTGAACGAATAAATTTATGTTTAGCAGGTGCGGATAGGGAAAGAGACCGAATAATCATTAGAAACTTCTTTAAACAGTCAGTCTATGAATCAAAAGTTCACATTACAAATGATGCCAAAGCTGCTTTTGTAGCTGGAACATGGGGAGAATCTGGCATTTTATTAATTGCAGGAACAGGGTCTATTGTATATGCAATGTCAAAGGAAACCGGTCAAACGATTCGTGTTGGTGGTTGGGGTTATCTACTAGGTGATGAAGGTAGCGGCTTCTATATTGGAAAGCGTGCATTGAATGCCGTGTTAAAAGCTTTTGATAAGAGAGCACCGCAAACATTATTAACGGATTGTTTATTAAAACATTTTCAAATCTCGGACATTCGTGACCTCATTTCTATTTACAAAGATGAATTGCTTGTGCCTAAAATTGCAAAACTGGCAAAATATGTAATGGAAGCGGCGAAGGTTGAAGACGCTGTAGCTAAATGTATTTTACGTGATTCGATTAACGAACTAATCGAAATGGTGAAGGCTGGGTATGATCAAATAAATTATCAGGCACCTTTACTGGTTCTACACGGAGGATTGTTCTTAGATCCATATTTCAAAGAGTTGTTTAAAAGTACATTAAGTACCAACTTACAAAATATGAAAATTGTTCAACCTGAGTTACCTGCAGTTGTGGGAGCATATATACTATCCCTCATAGACAACGGACAAATCGTAAATGAAGAATTAAAAAGGAATGTCAAAATGACATGGAATGAAATCGATCATCAAATGAAATGA
- a CDS encoding carbohydrate ABC transporter permease: MVQSKRQKYLFLAFCLLPTFIVFCLFTVYPMIGGVYYSFFDWSGTSSVMEFIGLENYQRIFKDSVIPKAIFNDYFFVFVKILGIMILSLFFAVALTQLRIKEAPFYRIVFFFPNIMSVVVIGILWQFIYDPNIGLLNGLFRAIGLEEWAKPWLGDMTWALPSIAVPAIWAGIGLFMLLLMGGISNIPKSLYEAAEIDGASEWQQFWKITVPLIWPQIKTSILYIVITSLNGSFVLVQVMTAGGPGIATEVLGSYLYQRAFEDFQFGYGAAIGVVILVLSLVTVLIFQFLLKKEKVEY, from the coding sequence GTGGTTCAGTCTAAAAGACAAAAGTACCTCTTTTTAGCCTTTTGTTTACTTCCGACCTTTATCGTGTTCTGTCTTTTTACTGTCTATCCCATGATAGGCGGTGTATATTACTCGTTCTTTGACTGGTCTGGAACCAGCTCTGTCATGGAATTTATAGGGCTAGAAAATTATCAAAGAATTTTCAAAGATTCCGTCATTCCAAAAGCCATATTTAATGATTACTTTTTTGTCTTCGTAAAAATTTTAGGCATTATGATTTTATCATTATTTTTTGCGGTCGCACTCACACAGCTTCGTATTAAAGAGGCGCCTTTCTACCGAATCGTATTCTTTTTCCCCAATATTATGTCTGTTGTTGTGATCGGTATATTGTGGCAGTTTATTTATGATCCGAATATTGGCTTATTAAATGGATTGTTTCGTGCCATCGGATTAGAAGAATGGGCAAAACCGTGGTTGGGCGATATGACATGGGCTTTACCAAGTATTGCAGTGCCCGCTATTTGGGCGGGAATTGGTTTGTTTATGTTGTTGCTAATGGGAGGAATCTCAAACATCCCAAAAAGTTTATATGAGGCGGCAGAAATTGATGGTGCTAGTGAGTGGCAGCAATTTTGGAAAATTACGGTTCCACTTATTTGGCCACAAATTAAAACATCCATTCTCTATATTGTTATTACGTCCTTAAATGGATCTTTCGTGCTTGTGCAAGTCATGACAGCAGGAGGGCCTGGTATTGCAACAGAGGTTTTAGGTTCGTATTTATATCAAAGAGCATTCGAGGATTTTCAATTTGGATATGGAGCGGCCATCGGTGTCGTCATCCTTGTTTTATCGTTGGTGACGGTGTTAATATTCCAGTTTTTATTGAAAAAAGAGAAAGTCGAATATTAG